The Nostoc sp. 'Lobaria pulmonaria (5183) cyanobiont' genome window below encodes:
- a CDS encoding ABC transporter ATP-binding protein/permease: MQTPSVREQNTTNPFSALIQFWQDVKVVAQPYWYPTKAEGRVFSDVIHSWGMLIVLVLLIVVIVGANAANSYWNRYVIDIVIEQRDLDKYNSTLWLSSLIIVGMVLLVTLLKYVRKKIILDWYKWLNNHVLEKYLSNQAYYKINFKSDIDNPDQRLSQEIEPITSIGLRFSSSLLEKSLEMVSSLIILWIVSSQIAIYLVIYTIIGNLIAVYLNQAINKVNQEEIAFKADFAYCLTHVRNHAESIAFFQGESEELNIIQRRFNNVLETAERRLNLERGQDAFGRAYQSAISVFSMFILTPLFLQDKIDYGQINQASFACFMFSNALGELIAEFGISGRFSGYVKRLAEFSDALQAASKQPENVSTIQILEEERLAFENVTLQTPNYEQVIVENLSLAVQPGEGLLIVGPSGRGKSSLLRAIAGLWNAGTGRLVRPPLKEVLFLPQRPYIILGTLREQLLYPHTDRKMSDKELEHILQQVNLQHLLTRVNGFDTEVPWENILSLGEQQRLAFARLLITHPSFTILDEATSALDLNNEGNLYQQLQSAKTTFISVGHRESLFNYHQWVLELSQESNWQLVSMLDYQLQKGIAVKPSQKEQITIDIYPKNELKMKPESAAISNDKPFSTRGCANAFESDAPNVANATLSQSTGTALAQPLVEKTATPSPQSVYATIIGLSHKELQTLTDYSITTIRSKASQEKSVTTKDGVTYRYNKNPEVLKWVID; the protein is encoded by the coding sequence ATGCAAACTCCATCTGTGCGTGAGCAAAATACAACAAATCCTTTTTCAGCCTTGATTCAGTTTTGGCAGGATGTGAAAGTAGTCGCTCAACCTTATTGGTATCCGACAAAAGCAGAAGGAAGAGTATTTTCAGATGTGATTCACTCATGGGGAATGCTCATTGTCTTAGTATTATTAATAGTCGTGATTGTTGGTGCAAATGCTGCAAATAGTTACTGGAATCGCTATGTGATTGATATCGTTATTGAACAGAGAGACCTTGATAAATATAATAGTACTTTATGGCTGTCTAGTCTCATTATTGTCGGGATGGTATTGTTAGTAACTCTTTTGAAATATGTCAGAAAAAAAATAATTCTTGACTGGTACAAATGGCTAAATAATCATGTTTTAGAAAAGTATTTAAGCAATCAAGCTTATTATAAAATCAATTTCAAATCAGATATAGATAATCCAGATCAACGCTTATCCCAAGAAATAGAACCCATTACTAGTATTGGTTTGAGATTCTCATCTTCTTTACTAGAAAAATCTTTAGAAATGGTCAGTTCTTTGATAATTCTCTGGATAGTTTCTTCACAAATCGCAATTTATTTAGTTATTTATACAATTATAGGTAATTTAATAGCTGTTTACTTAAATCAAGCAATAAATAAAGTTAACCAAGAAGAAATTGCATTTAAAGCAGATTTTGCCTATTGCTTAACTCATGTTCGTAATCACGCTGAATCAATTGCTTTTTTTCAGGGAGAATCTGAAGAATTAAATATAATTCAGCGCCGCTTTAATAATGTTTTAGAAACTGCTGAACGCAGGCTGAATTTAGAGAGGGGACAAGACGCTTTTGGTAGAGCATATCAGTCTGCCATTAGCGTATTCTCGATGTTTATTCTTACACCTTTATTTCTTCAGGATAAAATTGATTATGGACAAATTAACCAAGCTAGTTTTGCTTGTTTTATGTTTTCTAACGCTTTAGGAGAACTAATAGCCGAGTTTGGTATTTCAGGACGATTTTCTGGCTATGTAAAGCGTTTAGCAGAGTTTTCAGATGCGCTACAGGCTGCTAGTAAACAACCAGAGAACGTCAGTACTATTCAAATTTTAGAAGAAGAACGTTTAGCTTTTGAGAATGTCACTTTACAAACGCCAAATTATGAGCAGGTAATCGTTGAAAACTTGTCACTAGCTGTTCAGCCAGGAGAAGGTTTATTGATTGTTGGCCCTAGTGGTAGGGGTAAAAGTTCTTTGTTGAGAGCGATCGCTGGTTTGTGGAATGCAGGAACTGGTCGTCTAGTGCGTCCTCCTCTAAAAGAAGTATTATTCTTACCCCAACGGCCTTATATCATTTTAGGGACTTTGCGCGAACAGTTGCTCTATCCTCACACAGACAGGAAAATGAGCGACAAAGAACTTGAACACATTTTGCAACAAGTTAACCTGCAACACTTACTTACCCGCGTAAATGGCTTTGATACGGAAGTTCCTTGGGAAAATATATTATCGTTAGGAGAACAACAACGCCTCGCTTTTGCACGGCTATTAATTACACATCCTAGTTTCACTATCTTAGATGAAGCAACGAGTGCTTTAGATTTAAATAACGAAGGTAATTTATATCAACAGTTACAATCAGCGAAAACAACTTTTATCAGCGTTGGTCATAGAGAAAGCTTATTCAATTATCATCAATGGGTGTTAGAACTTTCACAAGAATCTAATTGGCAACTTGTTTCTATGCTAGATTATCAATTGCAAAAAGGAATTGCTGTTAAACCATCACAAAAGGAGCAAATTACGATAGATATTTACCCGAAAAATGAACTCAAAATGAAACCAGAATCAGCAGCGATATCTAACGACAAGCCCTTCTCTACGAGAGGCTGCGCCAACGCGTTCGAGAGTGACGCTCCTAACGTCGCTAACGCTACGCTATCGCAATCGACGGGAACCGCCTTGGCGCAGCCTCTCGTAGAAAAGACTGCGACTCCCTCACCACAAAGCGTCTACGCCACAATTATAGGACTTTCTCATAAAGAGCTTCAGACATTAACAGACTATTCTATTACTACGATCAGAAGTAAGGCTAGTCAAGAAAAGTCTGTGACTACTAAGGATGGTGTAACCTACCGCTATAACAAAAACCCAGAGGTATTGAAATGGGTAATAGATTAA
- a CDS encoding patatin-like phospholipase family protein: MINLVNTQTVLTFDGVNDYIDFGRNDIGGVFAQGSSAFTVSGWVNPHELTNKATSYGTRNVFFARSSERFSDNFEFGISETGSLDVYIDESVSKNIKTFGQGELTIGQWHFFAIVFNSGQLTVYLDEHEYNDSLRGSSLNKATSSITLGATLHKQVYFKGQLANISVWNYPCTQAEIQTHRCGLIVGDESGLVAYWKLDDGQGTTVKNQTGKSYQGNFRGNPIWTLSEIPFATQSSNPVLFAAESFNQEDIQEEIQTETAVIPEENISPITTSLLAATVSLVSDDENQSKEIQQTEINSEESEIIPTAIGFKPHDEETKTDQTEDPVNIQQAQILTQEESAETMNTEARPKYKILSIDGGGIRGIIPALILAEIERRTQKPIFSLFDLITGTSSGGILALGLTKPRLSSDVSDNLPVAEFTAEDLLQLFLEYGVEIFYEPLFERLLGPLEDIFLQPKYPSESKEEIFRKYFGNALIENNLKEVFVTSYDIEQRIPIFFTNQLEKQQIESKNFQKLCSGFSLLDAALGTSATPTYFAPHRVVNPHNSGIAYTLIDGGVFANNPAHLAILEAQISSKRKVQKVLNTEDILVVSLGTGSLTSVYPYKEVKNWGLLQWGRPLLNIMFDGSSEVVAGELEQLFEPSDKEAKSFYYRFQTLLDSELEEIDNTKLQNTRQLQAIAHRLISNKSQQIDELCSLLLG; encoded by the coding sequence GTGATCAACCTAGTAAATACACAAACAGTTTTAACATTTGATGGGGTAAATGATTATATAGATTTTGGCAGAAACGATATTGGCGGCGTTTTCGCTCAAGGGAGTTCAGCTTTTACGGTTTCAGGATGGGTAAATCCACATGAACTAACAAATAAAGCCACTAGTTACGGGACGCGCAATGTATTTTTTGCCCGTTCTTCAGAGAGATTCAGCGATAATTTTGAATTCGGCATCAGTGAAACAGGAAGCCTAGATGTCTACATTGATGAAAGTGTTAGCAAAAATATTAAAACCTTCGGACAAGGAGAATTAACTATAGGACAATGGCACTTTTTTGCTATTGTTTTTAATAGTGGTCAGCTAACCGTATATCTTGACGAGCATGAATACAACGATTCTCTTAGAGGTTCATCTTTAAACAAAGCCACAAGTTCTATAACTCTGGGAGCAACGTTACACAAACAGGTCTATTTCAAAGGACAATTAGCAAACATTAGCGTTTGGAATTATCCCTGCACTCAAGCAGAAATCCAGACTCATCGTTGTGGGCTAATAGTTGGGGATGAATCAGGATTAGTGGCTTACTGGAAATTAGACGATGGGCAAGGTACAACTGTCAAAAACCAAACTGGAAAATCTTATCAAGGAAATTTTCGTGGTAATCCTATTTGGACTTTATCAGAAATTCCATTCGCAACACAATCATCAAATCCAGTTCTATTTGCAGCAGAATCATTTAATCAAGAAGATATTCAAGAAGAGATCCAAACTGAAACAGCAGTTATTCCTGAAGAAAATATCTCACCAATAACTACAAGTTTATTAGCAGCAACAGTATCGTTAGTAAGCGACGACGAAAACCAATCAAAGGAAATTCAACAGACAGAAATAAACAGCGAAGAATCCGAGATTATTCCAACTGCGATCGGTTTCAAGCCACATGACGAGGAAACCAAAACAGACCAAACTGAAGATCCCGTCAATATCCAACAAGCACAAATATTAACTCAGGAGGAATCGGCAGAAACCATGAATACAGAAGCCCGTCCCAAATATAAAATACTTTCCATTGATGGAGGCGGTATTCGAGGCATTATTCCTGCATTAATCCTAGCAGAAATTGAAAGGCGGACACAAAAGCCTATATTCAGTTTGTTTGATTTAATTACTGGCACTTCCAGTGGTGGAATTTTAGCACTTGGACTAACTAAACCCCGATTAAGTTCCGATGTATCTGATAACTTGCCAGTAGCTGAATTCACTGCTGAGGATCTTTTACAGCTATTTCTTGAGTATGGGGTAGAAATATTTTATGAGCCGTTGTTTGAAAGACTACTTGGCCCATTAGAGGATATATTTCTCCAGCCAAAATATCCTTCCGAAAGCAAAGAAGAAATTTTCAGGAAATATTTTGGTAACGCCCTTATAGAAAATAATCTCAAAGAAGTTTTTGTAACGAGTTACGATATTGAGCAGCGAATTCCGATATTTTTTACAAACCAACTAGAAAAACAGCAAATAGAATCTAAGAATTTTCAGAAGTTATGTAGCGGTTTTTCGCTCCTAGATGCAGCATTGGGAACTAGTGCCACTCCGACTTATTTTGCTCCTCATCGGGTTGTAAACCCCCACAATAGCGGCATCGCCTATACTTTAATCGATGGTGGAGTATTTGCTAATAATCCAGCCCATTTAGCTATTTTAGAAGCACAAATTAGTAGTAAACGAAAAGTCCAAAAAGTCCTGAATACAGAAGATATTTTAGTAGTTTCTTTAGGTACAGGTTCGCTGACGAGTGTCTACCCTTATAAAGAAGTCAAAAATTGGGGACTATTGCAATGGGGAAGACCGCTTTTAAATATTATGTTTGACGGAAGTAGTGAAGTGGTAGCTGGAGAATTAGAACAGTTGTTTGAACCTAGCGATAAAGAAGCTAAAAGTTTTTATTATCGCTTTCAAACATTATTAGATAGTGAACTGGAAGAAATAGATAACACCAAACTCCAAAATACACGTCAGTTACAAGCTATAGCCCATCGACTAATATCTAACAAAAGTCAACAAATCGATGAATTGTGTAGTCTTTTGTTGGGCTAA
- a CDS encoding MvdD family ATP-grasp ribosomal peptide maturase, translating into MTVLIVTFSKDNESIPLVINEIEARGEKAFRFDTDRYPTEVKLDIYCGDTERVIITDGEQKLDLSEVSSVWYRRMRYGQKIPDSMDKQYRDASINECRATIRGMIASLQGFHFDKMSNVDRANNKQLQLQVAREVGLVTPRTLTSNNPEAVKQFAQECSQGIVTKMLSSFAIYDQQGRENVVFTTPVTNDDLENMEGLRFCPMTFQENVPKALELRTTIVGHRVFTAAVDSQNLEGSTYDWRKEGRALVKNWQPYDLPEDIEKKLLKLMAYFGLNYGAIDIIVTPDGRHIFLEVNPVGEFFWLEIYPPHYPISQAIAEVLLTNKN; encoded by the coding sequence ATGACCGTATTAATAGTCACGTTTAGTAAAGACAACGAAAGTATTCCTCTAGTCATCAACGAAATTGAGGCTAGAGGAGAAAAAGCATTTCGGTTTGACACAGATAGATATCCCACCGAAGTCAAGCTAGACATTTACTGCGGCGATACTGAACGGGTAATTATTACTGATGGCGAACAGAAGCTCGATTTGAGCGAGGTATCCTCAGTTTGGTATCGGCGGATGCGCTACGGTCAAAAAATCCCCGACTCAATGGACAAGCAATATAGAGATGCGTCAATTAACGAATGTCGCGCCACAATCAGGGGGATGATTGCCAGCCTTCAGGGATTCCACTTTGATAAAATGTCCAATGTAGATCGGGCTAATAATAAGCAACTACAATTGCAAGTTGCACGAGAAGTTGGTCTTGTAACTCCACGTACTCTGACTTCAAACAATCCAGAAGCAGTCAAGCAATTTGCTCAAGAGTGTAGCCAAGGTATAGTTACCAAGATGCTTTCTTCCTTTGCTATTTATGATCAACAGGGACGAGAAAACGTTGTGTTTACCACTCCAGTTACAAACGATGATCTGGAGAATATGGAAGGACTGCGTTTTTGTCCGATGACCTTTCAAGAAAATGTGCCCAAGGCGCTGGAGTTGCGGACAACTATTGTGGGACACCGCGTATTTACTGCCGCAGTAGATTCCCAAAACTTAGAAGGATCTACTTACGACTGGCGCAAAGAGGGGAGAGCCTTAGTTAAAAATTGGCAACCCTACGACTTGCCAGAAGATATTGAGAAAAAACTGCTCAAACTGATGGCTTATTTTGGCTTAAACTATGGAGCAATTGATATTATTGTCACGCCAGATGGTCGGCATATATTCCTCGAAGTTAACCCAGTCGGGGAATTTTTTTGGCTGGAGATATATCCACCACACTACCCAATTTCGCAGGCGATCGCAGAAGTATTACTGACTAATAAAAATTAG
- a CDS encoding MvdC family ATP-grasp ribosomal peptide maturase gives MHLSSDVVLLISHSGDFFTIDRVAEALSKKGVQPFRLDTDKFPLEVQLTAHFDKSKSYHTIECNNHSINTEQVQAVWMRRIWEPQLSQELAPKFRGACVRESLATLDVFWDSLKGAIWVDNLERINYASNKLRQLRIASEVGFVIPQTLVTNKAQAAREFFRQVNGKMVSKLLTALSRSMEANSSFFLYTSIVKEEDLVDAESLRYCPMVFQEQIPKQQELRVVYVNGNVFVGALNADVYAAAKVDWRKPGVEVGAWQHHQLPDEVVSRLKVFMGKFGLLFGALDFIVTPSGEYVFLEINPLGEWGMLEKDLNLPIASAIADALLQTKN, from the coding sequence ATGCACCTGTCTAGTGATGTTGTTTTATTAATCAGCCACAGTGGTGATTTCTTCACAATAGATAGAGTGGCAGAAGCCTTATCAAAAAAAGGGGTGCAACCATTTCGTCTAGATACTGATAAGTTTCCTCTAGAAGTGCAATTAACAGCACATTTTGATAAGTCTAAAAGCTACCACACTATAGAATGTAACAACCACTCTATCAACACAGAGCAGGTGCAAGCTGTATGGATGCGCCGTATTTGGGAACCACAATTGAGTCAAGAATTAGCGCCAAAGTTCCGAGGCGCTTGCGTTAGAGAATCACTTGCAACTTTAGATGTTTTTTGGGACAGCCTCAAGGGAGCTATATGGGTAGATAATTTAGAGCGGATAAATTATGCAAGTAACAAGCTGCGCCAACTACGGATTGCGTCTGAAGTAGGCTTTGTTATTCCCCAAACTCTTGTTACCAACAAAGCCCAAGCAGCACGAGAGTTTTTCAGGCAAGTTAACGGCAAAATGGTGAGCAAGCTCTTAACTGCTCTTTCCCGCAGTATGGAAGCTAACTCCTCATTTTTTCTGTACACCAGCATCGTCAAGGAAGAAGATTTAGTTGATGCCGAGTCACTGCGCTATTGCCCAATGGTTTTTCAAGAGCAAATTCCAAAGCAACAGGAATTACGGGTGGTGTATGTGAATGGTAATGTATTTGTGGGGGCGCTAAATGCAGATGTGTATGCAGCAGCCAAAGTTGATTGGCGTAAACCAGGTGTTGAGGTTGGCGCATGGCAACACCACCAACTTCCTGATGAAGTAGTTAGTCGTCTCAAAGTCTTTATGGGGAAATTTGGGCTGTTGTTTGGAGCGTTAGATTTCATCGTCACACCATCAGGCGAATACGTCTTTTTGGAAATCAACCCTCTGGGGGAGTGGGGAATGCTGGAAAAGGATCTAAACTTACCCATTGCAAGTGCGATCGCAGATGCGCTACTTCAAACAAAGAATTGA
- a CDS encoding microviridin/marinostatin family tricyclic proteinase inhibitor yields MPANTAKTVDVVAVPFFARFLSEQATEGTEVPWTYKFPSDLEDK; encoded by the coding sequence ATGCCTGCAAACACAGCCAAAACAGTGGATGTTGTAGCGGTACCATTCTTTGCGCGTTTCTTGTCAGAGCAAGCTACTGAAGGAACAGAGGTTCCTTGGACTTACAAGTTTCCTTCAGATTTGGAAGATAAATAA
- a CDS encoding ABC transporter ATP-binding protein/permease, producing the protein MPTQVIQTQPTKNAFSSFIQFWGDVKVIFGPYWYPTKPGERAFSDVIRAWGMLILLILLIIALVGTTAYSSFVNRYLVDSLIQDRDYSKFTNILSINIVVLVCLTLLTGFSKFVRKQIALNWYKWLNNKILDKYLTNRAYYKINFKADIDNPDQRLSQEIEPVTTNALNFSATFLEKVLEMVTFLIIVWSISQNIALILLAYTIIGNLIAVYLNQELTKINQEELLFKADYSYALTHVRNHAESIAFFQGENQESNILGRRFSNLLKNIERKISWERSSEIFSRGYQSIIQIFPFLVLAPLYIRDEIDFGQLGQAALACNLFAIALGELISQFGTAGQFSSYVERLSEFSDALEEVTKQPENVSTIKTIEENHFAFENVTLQTPNYEQVIVEDLSLSVQPGEGLLIVGPSGRGKSSLLRAIAGLWSAGTGRLVRPPLKEVLFLPQRPYIILGTLREQLLYPNTNRQMPDAELKEILQQVNLQNLFSRVDGFDTEVPWENILSIGEQQRLAFARLLVTHPSFTILDEATSALDLQNEGRLYKQLQSTKTTFISVGHRESLFDYHQWVLELAQDSSWQLVSVQDYRNQKTINIQSTPNNESQNQSQILTETITSERLSHKEISELTNYSISTIRSKASKGDFITTRDGLTYRYDKNSSVLKWLRV; encoded by the coding sequence ATGCCAACTCAAGTTATTCAAACTCAACCAACAAAAAATGCTTTTTCAAGTTTTATCCAATTTTGGGGCGATGTAAAAGTGATCTTCGGGCCTTACTGGTATCCAACCAAGCCAGGAGAAAGAGCATTCTCAGATGTAATTCGTGCTTGGGGAATGCTAATTCTCCTAATATTACTAATAATCGCCCTTGTGGGTACAACTGCTTATAGTAGTTTCGTTAATCGCTATTTGGTCGATAGTCTTATTCAAGACAGAGATTATTCTAAGTTTACTAACATTTTATCAATCAATATTGTTGTACTTGTCTGCCTAACGCTTTTAACAGGATTTTCTAAATTTGTCAGAAAACAAATCGCTCTTAATTGGTACAAATGGCTTAATAATAAGATTTTAGATAAATATCTAACCAATCGTGCTTATTATAAAATAAATTTTAAAGCAGATATTGATAATCCAGATCAACGATTATCACAAGAAATTGAACCTGTTACCACTAATGCTCTGAACTTTTCAGCTACTTTTCTAGAAAAAGTCCTAGAGATGGTGACTTTTTTAATAATTGTTTGGTCAATTTCGCAAAATATTGCCCTTATCCTGCTTGCTTATACGATCATAGGCAATTTGATTGCCGTTTACTTAAATCAAGAATTGACTAAAATTAATCAAGAGGAACTCTTATTTAAAGCTGATTATAGTTACGCCTTGACACATGTGCGGAATCACGCTGAATCGATAGCTTTTTTTCAAGGAGAAAACCAAGAATCGAATATACTTGGGCGGCGATTTAGTAATCTGCTCAAAAATATTGAACGTAAGATAAGTTGGGAGAGAAGTTCAGAAATTTTTAGTAGAGGATATCAATCTATTATCCAAATATTTCCCTTTTTAGTACTTGCACCTTTATATATTAGAGATGAAATTGATTTTGGGCAACTTGGACAAGCTGCTTTAGCTTGTAATCTATTTGCTATTGCTTTGGGAGAATTAATCAGTCAATTTGGGACTGCTGGACAATTCTCTAGCTATGTTGAGCGTTTATCTGAGTTTTCAGATGCTTTAGAAGAAGTAACTAAGCAACCCGAAAATGTCAGTACTATTAAAACAATAGAAGAAAACCATTTCGCTTTTGAAAATGTCACCTTACAAACGCCCAACTATGAACAGGTAATCGTCGAAGATTTATCGTTGTCTGTTCAACCGGGAGAAGGTTTATTGATTGTCGGCCCTAGCGGTCGAGGTAAAAGTTCTCTATTGCGAGCGATCGCTGGTTTGTGGAGCGCTGGAACTGGTCGTTTGGTGCGTCCTCCTCTAAAAGAAGTATTATTCTTACCCCAACGTCCTTACATAATTTTGGGAACTTTGCGCGAACAATTGCTCTATCCAAATACCAATCGTCAAATGCCCGACGCAGAACTTAAAGAAATTTTGCAACAAGTCAACCTGCAAAACTTATTTAGTCGAGTCGATGGCTTTGATACAGAAGTTCCTTGGGAGAATATATTATCAATAGGAGAACAACAACGCCTGGCTTTTGCACGACTGTTAGTTACTCATCCTAGCTTTACTATATTAGATGAAGCAACGAGTGCTTTAGATTTGCAAAATGAAGGAAGGCTGTATAAACAGTTACAATCAACGAAAACAACGTTTATTAGTGTTGGGCATCGAGAAAGCCTGTTTGATTATCATCAATGGGTTTTGGAACTTGCACAAGATTCCAGTTGGCAACTTGTGAGTGTTCAAGATTATCGTAATCAAAAAACAATAAACATTCAAAGCACGCCTAATAATGAGTCGCAAAATCAATCTCAAATATTGACAGAAACAATTACAAGTGAAAGGCTTTCTCATAAAGAAATAAGCGAATTAACTAACTATTCCATTAGCACTATTAGAAGTAAGGCAAGCAAAGGAGATTTTATTACTACTAGGGATGGCTTGACGTACCGCTATGACAAGAACTCAAGTGTGTTGAAATGGTTAAGAGTTTAA
- a CDS encoding SDR family oxidoreductase, which produces MFQLLSDKKVVIIGASSGIDLAIASKTAEMGASIVISGSSQDKLNQVKDLVDFAVEAIAVDILNEASVDAFFEKVGNFDHLVVTAVPDRNIPRSLLSEMTTQIAQSGMEKFWATFYVVRAAVKNIAPDGSITLTSSVTISKPSKMGGISVIAAANAAVAVFGRTLALELSPIRVNAIAPGIVEDTSVLSYQSESERSDLSKWAEASLPVQYLGQAEELAQAVLSLMTNPYITGVILPVDGGVTLV; this is translated from the coding sequence ATGTTTCAGTTGCTATCAGACAAAAAAGTGGTGATTATTGGTGCAAGCTCAGGGATTGATCTGGCAATCGCCAGCAAAACAGCAGAAATGGGGGCATCGATAGTGATATCAGGTTCCTCACAAGACAAATTAAATCAAGTCAAGGATTTGGTTGATTTTGCGGTTGAAGCGATCGCGGTTGACATCTTAAACGAGGCTTCAGTGGATGCTTTCTTTGAGAAAGTCGGCAACTTCGATCATTTAGTTGTTACGGCTGTACCAGATAGAAATATCCCGCGATCGCTTTTATCAGAGATGACAACCCAAATCGCTCAAAGCGGGATGGAAAAATTCTGGGCAACATTTTATGTTGTCCGTGCGGCGGTGAAAAATATAGCGCCTGACGGCTCGATTACCCTAACATCAAGTGTTACTATCTCCAAACCTTCAAAAATGGGTGGTATTTCAGTGATAGCAGCCGCAAATGCTGCTGTTGCCGTATTTGGCCGCACGTTGGCATTGGAACTCTCTCCAATTCGAGTTAATGCAATTGCCCCTGGAATAGTGGAAGATACAAGCGTATTAAGCTATCAAAGCGAGTCGGAGCGATCGGATTTGTCAAAGTGGGCTGAAGCATCCTTGCCTGTCCAGTATCTTGGGCAAGCAGAAGAACTAGCACAAGCAGTGTTGAGTTTGATGACAAATCCTTATATTACAGGGGTAATTTTGCCCGTGGATGGCGGTGTAACCCTGGTGTAA
- a CDS encoding DUF6014 family protein has product MTAIFVNEQELVKQIVEYVEKDEIAIAVRKLRQQAANSRELLPRWLLNTADALENNDWDILSEGFINKDFIGKNGYFLIIAPYKINRQSQPQVTLSAIYGKMHDTQEPSIEQLENLSREKFGKLGQPVPKNYSFTEIASCGNISGESGEAFIVPYRWCFRNSSSGPVLNNASEQRRRFLGSSRECIKKIFEYETANLLLDPLEDEINDKRYRHADTQVHEAGHASGLGFDFKLKQKFFQNYTYGGVEEWRADSLGFEFAACTLAAQEAGKLVAVNLCIRFGLDAHRLGGLEKDVDVHAGLLSLEHLFQNDAIYITKNGQLALRNLSYPGLLQAVELHRAQALCLTRRELNLKSPTGLFSLYKIDIHPSIQSIFQGLVIERCQGIWAKLQ; this is encoded by the coding sequence ATGACAGCTATCTTTGTAAACGAACAAGAATTAGTCAAACAAATAGTCGAATATGTCGAGAAAGATGAAATTGCGATCGCTGTGAGAAAACTGCGTCAACAAGCGGCAAACTCTCGTGAACTTCTCCCACGTTGGCTACTAAATACAGCAGATGCTTTAGAAAATAACGATTGGGATATCTTGTCTGAAGGCTTTATCAATAAAGATTTTATCGGGAAAAACGGCTATTTCCTGATTATTGCACCTTACAAAATCAATCGACAATCTCAACCACAGGTGACTTTAAGTGCAATTTACGGCAAAATGCACGACACCCAAGAGCCATCTATCGAACAATTAGAAAATCTCAGTCGGGAAAAGTTTGGAAAACTTGGTCAACCTGTTCCAAAGAACTATTCTTTTACCGAGATAGCTAGTTGTGGTAATATTAGCGGTGAAAGTGGTGAAGCCTTCATTGTTCCATATAGATGGTGTTTTCGTAACAGTTCTTCTGGCCCAGTATTAAACAATGCAAGCGAGCAGCGACGACGTTTTTTAGGTTCGAGCCGCGAATGCATTAAAAAAATATTTGAATATGAAACGGCTAATTTACTATTAGATCCTTTAGAAGATGAAATCAATGATAAACGCTATCGCCACGCAGACACTCAAGTTCATGAAGCTGGTCATGCGAGTGGTTTAGGATTTGACTTCAAGTTAAAGCAAAAGTTTTTCCAAAACTATACTTATGGTGGTGTAGAGGAATGGCGAGCTGATAGTTTAGGGTTTGAGTTTGCTGCTTGCACTTTAGCTGCTCAAGAAGCGGGGAAGTTAGTAGCTGTGAATCTCTGTATTCGCTTTGGCTTAGATGCTCATCGTTTAGGAGGCTTAGAAAAAGATGTGGATGTACATGCTGGACTTTTGAGCTTAGAACATCTTTTTCAAAATGATGCCATATATATCACTAAAAATGGTCAATTAGCTTTGCGTAATTTGAGTTATCCAGGTTTACTTCAAGCTGTGGAACTCCACCGGGCACAAGCATTATGCTTGACTCGAAGAGAGTTAAATCTTAAAAGTCCTACTGGTCTTTTTTCTCTGTATAAAATAGATATTCACCCTTCCATTCAATCAATTTTTCAGGGGCTAGTTATAGAACGCTGTCAAGGAATTTGGGCAAAGTTGCAATAA